In Thermanaerovibrio velox DSM 12556, the genomic stretch TGCCCAGGTTGGACCACTTGAAGTAGCTCACGAACTGGGCGGCGAAGAAGGCCAGGACTATATAGCTTCCCATGGAGGACATGCCCTTGCCCATGAGGGAGGCCACCTGCTTGTCGTTCTTCACCTTGCCGGTGCAGATGCCGTAGACCACGCCGGGGATGAGGAAGCCCATGGCGATTATGGGCACCAGGGCCATCATGAAGGGGGTGTGTCCCAGGATCTTGCCCTGGTCGTCCCTCAGCACCCCGTTGGAGGGCAGAACCAGCGCCAGGATGAGGGCGGTGAAGAGGATGAGGCTGAGACCCGCCATCCGGAGCCCCCGGCGCTCCTCTTCGGTGAAGCTGGAGAGGTCGTGGTCGTCGTGGTGGTCTCCGTGGTAGGTGCCGAGCCGGGGCTCCACCACCTTCTCGGTTATCCAGGTGCCTATTATGGAGATCACGATGGTGGAGACCGCCATGAAGTAGTAGTTGTCCGTGGGGTTCACCACGTAGCCGGGCTGGAATATGCGGGCCGCCTCCTGGCTTATGCCGGAGAGCAGGGGGTCTATGGTGCCCACCAGCAGGTTGGCGCTGAAGCCCCCGGAGACCCCGGCGAAGGCCGCCGCCAGCCCCGCCAGGGGATGGCGCTTGAAGCCCAGGAACACTATGGCCCCCAGGGGCACCAGCACCACGTACCCCGCGTCGGAGGCGATGTTGGACATGACCCCGGCGAAGACCACCACGAAGGTGATGAGCTTCTTGGGGGTGCTTAGAACCAGCTTTTTAAGGCACGCCTGGATGAGCCCGGTGCCCTCCGCCACCGCCACGCCCAGCATGGCCACCAGGACGGTGCCCAAGGGGGCGAAGCCGGTGAAGTTGCTTACCGCCTCGGAGAAGATCTGCCGCAGCCCCTCCTTGGACATGAGGCTCACCGCCGCCACGGTGACCTGCTCCGCCTTGCCCTCGGAAACCCTCTCGTAGGTCACCTGGACGCCGCTGGAGGCGGCGATGCCGGATATGACCACCACCAGCACCGCCAGGATCAGGAACAGGGTCGCCGGGTGGGGCAGCTTGTTGCCCCCCTTTTCTACCACGTCCAGGAAACGGTTGAAGAAGCCCTTTCGCTGCTTGTCGCTCAAGTGCTAAACCTCCATTCTTTGGGATTTTCCCAGGTTAAGATGCTTAGGTTTATGAAGCTGATAAGACCGCTCGCCGATGGTAAATAGGCTGGTTCGAACCACCTCCTGTGTTTTGAAGGACAAATCAAATTAGGAGCATTTTTTTGCCTTTTGTGTTCCATTGGAATGGTAGCATGAATCGAACGGTTAGTGGTGTAAAATTCTTAATTTTTACTATTAAGAGCTTTCTTGAGTTTATGCTCATATATTGCTCCTTTGTATAATATATGTCGAACCTTTTGCGGTTTTCTGCGGGTTCTTGTGGCCGTAACGTTGGTCTTTTTGGGCCGTCGGGGCCCTTGTGTGGGGGCTAGGGCCCTCCCTCTTTTTTCGTTAATCAACCCGGGGCCCCGGGGGGTTGCATAGCAATATCAAATGGTATAAACTTTCCGAAGAAAAAGGTTTAATGCCCCGCCGTCCCGGATTCTCTGGTCTGTGCTAGAGGGGCTAGATGCAAAGGAGGAGGAGAAGCCAGATGTACACGTCCAAGGAACTCATGGAGATGGAGCACAAGTACGGGGCCCACAACTACCATCCCCTGGAAGTGGTGATATGCAAGGCCGAGGGGATATGGGTGGAGGACCCGGAGGGCCGCAGGTACATGGACATGCTCTCCGCTTACTCGGCGGTTAACCAGGGGCATCGGCACCCCCGAATAATAAAGGCCCTCAAGGACCAGGCGGACGTGTTGACCCTCACCTCCCGGGCCTTCTACAACGACAAGTGGCCCCTCTTCGCCAAGAAGCTGGCGGAGGTGACCGGTAAGGACATGGTGCTTCCCATGAACACCGGTGCCGAGGCGGTTGAGACCGCCATAAAGACCATGCGCAAGTGGGGTTACATGGTGAAGGGAGTGGAGGAGAACAAGGCGGAGATAATCGTCTTCGAGGAGAACTTCCACGGCCGTACCACCACCATAATCTCCTTCTCCGTAGACCCCGATGCCAGGGATTACTACGGTCCCTTCACCCCCGGCTTCGTGGTGGTGCCCTACGACGACCTGGAGGCGGTTAAGAAGGCGATAAACAAGAACACCGTGGGCATCCTGGTGGAGCCCATTCAGGGTGAGGCGGGAGTTCGGGTTCCCAGCGATGGGTTCCTCAAGGGGCTTGAGAAGCTCTGCAAGGAGAACAACGTGCTCCTGGCGGTGGACGAGGTTCAGACGGGCTTCTGCAGGACCGGCAAGACCTTTGCCTTCCAGCACGAGGACGTGGACCCGGACATAATCATCATGGGCAAGGCCTTGGGCGGCGGGGTGTTCCCCGTGTCCGCGGTGGCGGCGAACGAGAACGTGCTTGGGGTTTTCAAGCCCGGCACCCACGGCTCCACCTTCGGCGGCAACCCCCTGGCCTGTGCGGTGGCCATGGCGGCCATCGACGTGCTCATGGAGGAGAAGCTGGCGGACCGGGCGGCGGAGCTCGGCAAGTACTTCATGGACGGCCTTAAGGCCATCCAGGCCAAGACGGACAAGATAAAGCAGGTCCGGGGCAAGGGGCTCCTGATCGGCGTGGTCCTCAACGAGTCCGCCGGGAAGGCCAGGATCTACACCACCGCCCTCAAGGACCGGGGGCTCCTCTGCAAGGAGACCCACGGCTGGATCATCCGCTTCGCTCCCCCCTTGGTGATCACCAAGGAGGAGATCGACGAGGCCCTGAAGAAGATCGAAGAGGTTTTCGTCGGGTAGCTTGAGATGCCGAGCGGGAGGGCAAGATAAGCCCTCCCGCTCGGCTATTTCTATTGGGATTATGGATTCGCGCTTCCACCTCTCTAGGTAAGAGTGTCCTAGCCGGTGCTGTAGGTCACGTCGGTTCTGCCGGTTCCTGGGGAGGGAAAGCGCGCCCGTGGATTCATCCCTCTTTTGAGGTCCCCCGGGGTCTTGATCCTCTACCCCTTCCACCTGGACTGGTCCAGCTCTCCCTCC encodes the following:
- a CDS encoding AbgT family transporter, yielding MSDKQRKGFFNRFLDVVEKGGNKLPHPATLFLILAVLVVVISGIAASSGVQVTYERVSEGKAEQVTVAAVSLMSKEGLRQIFSEAVSNFTGFAPLGTVLVAMLGVAVAEGTGLIQACLKKLVLSTPKKLITFVVVFAGVMSNIASDAGYVVLVPLGAIVFLGFKRHPLAGLAAAFAGVSGGFSANLLVGTIDPLLSGISQEAARIFQPGYVVNPTDNYYFMAVSTIVISIIGTWITEKVVEPRLGTYHGDHHDDHDLSSFTEEERRGLRMAGLSLILFTALILALVLPSNGVLRDDQGKILGHTPFMMALVPIIAMGFLIPGVVYGICTGKVKNDKQVASLMGKGMSSMGSYIVLAFFAAQFVSYFKWSNLGIILAVKGANFLKATGMTGIALMIGFILVAAFINLFIGSASAKWAIMAPVFVPMFMGLGYTPAFTQLVYRIGDSCTNIITPLMSYFAVIVAFAQKYRKDIGMGTLISIMLPYSLAFLVGWSLLMIVWFFLGLPIGPGALIRL
- the rocD gene encoding ornithine--oxo-acid transaminase, which translates into the protein MYTSKELMEMEHKYGAHNYHPLEVVICKAEGIWVEDPEGRRYMDMLSAYSAVNQGHRHPRIIKALKDQADVLTLTSRAFYNDKWPLFAKKLAEVTGKDMVLPMNTGAEAVETAIKTMRKWGYMVKGVEENKAEIIVFEENFHGRTTTIISFSVDPDARDYYGPFTPGFVVVPYDDLEAVKKAINKNTVGILVEPIQGEAGVRVPSDGFLKGLEKLCKENNVLLAVDEVQTGFCRTGKTFAFQHEDVDPDIIIMGKALGGGVFPVSAVAANENVLGVFKPGTHGSTFGGNPLACAVAMAAIDVLMEEKLADRAAELGKYFMDGLKAIQAKTDKIKQVRGKGLLIGVVLNESAGKARIYTTALKDRGLLCKETHGWIIRFAPPLVITKEEIDEALKKIEEVFVG